Proteins encoded within one genomic window of Pristiophorus japonicus isolate sPriJap1 chromosome 11, sPriJap1.hap1, whole genome shotgun sequence:
- the nyx gene encoding nyctalopin — protein MKSQICGQGDLENKIVGDCNLIGIFQKIASVVFLAPQYVPALWSCARLCPPACTCTQERSYAVLCDRARLPHVLREFPCEASAINLDKNSIKFLSEKAFGTLPALRSLSLDHNNISFITPGAFKGLPNLTELKLAHNEYIKYLHTRTFTGLKRLLKLDLSNCNLFNIPDRIFIAVTSLQELALWQDNFRRIPGAVRGMESLTRLYLERNRIEAVAYNSLQGLVNLKYLNLQDNKIAVIHDKGFQDCVTLEYLYLNDNLLSNLPKFAFKELRLLKMLNLGGNTLVNVSSNWFSELVELEVLYLDRNTISYIEEGAFENLTSLISLHLNSNNLTSLPLLVFQPVYFIGRLFVFRNPWGCDCEMEWLKEWMENYKLVRDIPCASPSSVAGMDLSQVLFAKSAEGICLDPPEQNVTAYTPTPTEWLRSTTESRFSSLISKLLFPKMYEDTANTTEVFRNVSDLGGVSEEVSAAANVEFHPNNTHIPILLTFIIIIFYNI, from the exons ATGAAATCTCAAATTTGTGGACAGGGAGATCTGGAAAACAAAATTGTGGGCGACTGCAACCTAATTGGTATTTTCCAAAAG ATAGCGTCCG TGGTTTTTCTTGCTCCCCAGTATGTCCCTGCTCTTTGGTCTTGTGCCCGTCTATGTCCTCCCGCTTGTACCTGTACTCAGGAACGGAGCTATGCGGTTCTCTGCGACCGAGCTAGACTGCCGCACGTCCTCAGGGAGTTCCCCTGTGAGGCCTCCGCTATCAACTTGGATAAAAACAGCATTAAATTTTTGTCAGAGAAGGCCTTCGGTACTCTGCCAGCCCTCCGATCCTTATCCTTAGACCACAACAACATCTCCTTCATCACCCCGGGCGCTTTTAAAGGGTTGCCCAACCTCACCGAGCTCAAACTGGCACACAACGAATACATTAAATACCTGCACACCAGGACTTTCACTGGTCTCAAACGCCTCCTGAAACTCGACTTGTCCAATTGCAATCTATTTAATATCCCAGACCGGATCTTTATAGCAGTCACTTCTCTGCAAGAGCTAGCTTTGTGGCAGGACAACTTCAGGAGAATCCCTGGAgcagtgagggggatggagagtctAACCCGTTTGTACTTGGAGCGGAACAGGATTGAAGCAGTTGCTTATAACTCTCTGCAAGGATTAGTCAACTTGAAATATTTAAATCTTCAAGATAACAAAATTGCGGTAATACACGACAAAGGTTTTCAAGACTGCGTGACATTGGAGTATCTCTATCTTAATGACAATCTTCTGAGCAATCTTCCCAAGTTTGCTTTTAAAGAACTCAGACTCCTGAAGATGTTAAACCTGGGAGGTAACACTTTGGTGAATGTGTCCAGTAATTGGTTTAGTGAGCTGGTTGAGCTGGAAGTCCTCTATCTAGACAGAAACACGATCAGTTACATCGAAGAAGGGGCCTTTGAAAACTTGACCAGTTTAATCTCCCTGCATCTGAATAGCAATAACCTGACTTCACTGCCCCTTTTAGTCTTTCAGCCAGTGTACTTCATAGGGAGACTTTTTGTTTTCAGAAATCCTTGGGGCTGTGATTGTGAGATggagtggttgaaggaatggatgGAAAACTACAAATTGGTTCGGGACATCCCGTGTGCCTCTCCATCTTCAGTAGCCGGCATGGACCTGAGTCAGGTGCTCTTCGCCAAATCTGCAGAAGGTATCTGCCTGGATCCGCCAGAACAGAACGTCACAGCTTACACCCCAACCCCGACAGAGTGGCTGCGATCCACCACAGAGAGTAGGTTCAGTAGCCTTATCTCTAAATTACTTTTTCCAAAAATGTACGAGGATACTGCGAACACTACCGAAGTATTTAGGAACGTGTCAGACCTGGGCGGAGTCAGTGAGGAGGTGTCTGCAGCAGCTAATGTGGAATTTCATCCTAATAATACACACATTCCCATCCTCCTTACGTTCATTATCATTATATTTTATAATATATGA